CGGGAACCGCGGGCGCGGTCGCCACGGGGTCGCCGAGCAGGCCGAGGATCGCCTCGAGAACGCGCTCGGTCGCCCGCCCGTCGAGGTGGTCGACGACTTCGTCACGCAACCACGCCGCGTGCCGGAGGGCGTCGTCGCGGGCGGGGCCGCCCCCGAGCACGGCCTCGAGCCGCTCGAGGGTCTCGACCCACGTCGTCGCGGGTTCGCCGCCGCTGAACTCGCGGTAGGGCTGGTACAGCCCGCGCGTCGCCAGGTACGAGGCGAGATCGGGGGCGAAGAACACGCTCGGCACGCCCGCGATGGCGGCGTCGAAGGCGATCGAGCTGTAGTCGGTGACGAGGGCGTCGAGCGCCGGCAGCGCCGGGGTCACATCGGTGAGGGCATCGCGGCCGAGCAGGCGGATGCGCGGCGAGCCCGCGGCGCCCTCCGCATACGAGCCCGCGCCGAGCGGGTGCGAGCGGATGAGCAGGGTCGCGCCCGTGCGGTCGGCCCAGGCGGCGATCTGCGACCACTCCGCGGGGGTCGGGATCGCGGCATCCACCGCCCCGTCGCGCCAGGTGGGGGCGTAGAGCACGACCGGACTGGCATCCGGAAGCGGAGCGCCGCCGGCCGTGACGAGTGCCGCCGATACGAGCGCGCGCGCCGTCGAGCGCCGGGCCTCGGGCGTGCCCGCGAGCAGCACGTCGTCGCGCGGGTCGCCCGTCACGATCACGCGCGAGGCCGGCAGACCGAACGCGGAGCGGATGCGCGCGGCCACGAGCTCGGACGACACGGGGAACAGGGCGATCTGCGCGCCCGCTCGGCGGTAGAGCGCCGCCATGAGCCGACCGACGCCCGGCAGCGAGCCGATGAGGGGCAGACGCAGCGCCGCACCCGTGTCGAGGTGCAGGCGCTTGAGCGGGATGCCGTGCCACAGCTGCACGACGCGCGCGCCGCTCACACCGAAGCGGTTCACGTCGCCGAAGCCGTGCGTCACGACGACGACGCCCGCGCGCAGCGTGGCCCAGAGTCCGCGCGGCCCGCGCTTCGGCAGTGCCCGCAGGCCGCGCGCCCGCGCCGCCGCGAGCTCCGCGCGGTCGGAGGCGAGCCACGTGAGGTGACGCTCGGGCTCGCGCTCGGCGGTCAGCGCGAGCAGGGCCAGCGCACCTTCGCCGAGCCCGATGCCCGAGGCGAAGACCCAGCGGCGGGGGCTGCGCGGCACGAGCACGGCGGCGAGCGCCCCGAGCGCGTAGAGCGGGGCGCGAGCGAGAACGCGCGCGTTGCCGGCGCTGAACGTGAAGCGGGCCATCGCGCCCGATTCTGTCACCTCGCCAACACAATGCGAACAAGTGGGTAACGGTGTGGTGGTTTGGCCGAATGGGCACGGCGCTCGCTGAGAGAATCGTGGGCGTGAAGATCGTCGGGCAGTTCAAGACGGCACGCCGCATCGTGCGCGACCTGCTGCGCTCGCGCCGCAACCGCAACGCGCTCGCCGTGCGGCTCGAGACCGAGACGCCTCCGGCTGCCGGCACGATCGAGATCGCCGTGTACTTCGCCGACACGCGCGTGAACCTGTACCAGATCCGGCAGTGGTACGCGCCCCTCGCCGAGCTCGCGCGCGAGCATCCCGTCGCCATCATCAGCCGCAGCCCCGGAACGATGATGACCCTGCTCGACGAGGCCCCCGTGCCCGCCGTCTACCTGCGCAAGGTCACCGACCTCGAGCGCTTCGTGGCCGAGCAGCCGCTGCGCATCGTGTTCTACGTCAACCAGAACACCAAGAACTTCCAGATGTTCCGCTACGGCCGCATGTGGCACGTGTTCATCAACCACGGCGAGTCCGACAAGATGTACATGACCACCAACCAGTACAAGGCCTACGACTACGCGTTCATCGCGGGCGATGCCGCCCGCGAACGCCTCGCGCGCAAGCTCTGGGACTACGACCTCGATCGCAAGACACTGCAGATCGGGCGTCCGCAGGCCGACCACTTCGCCGGCGAGACGCCCTACACGCCCGACGATCGCACCGTCGTGCTGTACGCGCCCACGTGGGAGGGCGACCGGCCGGCGGCGGCGTACGGCTCGATCGCGAGCCATGGCGAGGCCCTCGTGGATGCCCTGCTCGCGACCGGCCGCCACCGCATCGTCTACCGCCCGCACCCGCGCAGCGGGGTCGTGAGCCGTGAGTACCGCGACGCCAATCGGCGCATCATCGCGGCTCTGGAGCGCGCCAACGCCGCCGACCCCTCAGCCCAGCACGTGCACGACACGGGGTCGGCGCTCGGCTGGCAGCTCGCCGCCGCCGACGTCGCGATCACCGACATCTCGGCGATGGTCTACGACCGGCTCGCGACCGGTCGGCCCCTCATCATCGCGCGGCCGGCGTCGCCCGAGGCCGAGATCGACGACACGGGCTATCTGAGCGCCTGCGAGTGGCTGCGGGCCGAGGAGGCCCCCGATGTCGTGCCGCTCGTCGACCGCGTTCTCACGAGCACCGAGGCGCACAAGACGCTCACGCACTGGGTGACGCGCTACTTCGGCGACACGACTCCGGGGGCGGCGACGGCTCGGTTCCACGCCGCGGTCGACGCGCTCTACGCCGAGTGGGAGCGCGTGGCGGCCATCCACGCGCTCGATCCGATCACGTCGGAGTCGAACCCTTTCGACGACGAAGACGACGAGGACGAGGCTCCTTCGGGGGACTGACGGCATCGAGTTCGGCGGGCCACCGTGCGGGGGCCGGGCCGAAGGCCTGCTGCGCCGTGCGCACGACCTTGCCGCCGATGATGCGGTTGCCCGCGCCGCCGATGACGGCGCCGATGCCGAACGGCACGAGCCGACCGGCCATGCTGCCGCCCTGCTTGACGGCCATGTTCTTGACGAGCTCGTCGCGCAAGCGCTTGTTGAGCAGCCCGACGAGAGCTTTCGGCATGCCGGCCGTGATCGACTCGCCCCAGTACTGCGTGCGGTCGGGCCCCGCTCCCGTGGCCTGCCCGACGAACTGCTGCACGAGGTCTTTGCCCGGCCCGCCGAGCATGAGGGCCATGACGAGGTTGTGGGCGCGCTCTTCGTCGTCGACGACGATGCCGTGAATCTCGGCCACCGACTGCGCGAAGAGGGCGGTCATCTCGAAGAACGCCACGGTCTCGACGCCGATGACGGTGAGTCCGACGGCGGTGCCGACGCCGGGGATGAGCGCGGCCGCGCCGCTGCCCGCGCCCGTGAGCGTGACACTGTTGAGAAACCGCCGCTCGAGGATCATGATGACCTGCTCGGGCGTCGCCGCGGGGTACTGCCGCCGGATCGAGCGGATGTGCAGCAGCACCGCGGGCCGCTGCGCCGACATGGCCGCGCGCAAGCCGCGCACGAGGAGCGGGTCGACGGCGGGGGCGGCGACCGGCTGCGGCGCGGTCTCGAGCGCATCATCGATCGGGATGCCCCGCAGCGGTTCGCGCGCGCCAGCAGGCTCGTTCTCGCTCGGGATGAGGGTCACCGCGGTCCTCCTGATGTCGCTTCCAGTCTACGAGCAGCCGCTGGGCGGTGATCGGGTGCGGCAGTCGGGTGCGGATCAGACCGCGGTGCTGCCGTAGTCGCGGTTGTAGGCCGCGAGCACCTTGCCGATCGAGGCATCGAGCACCAGGCTGCCCTTGTCGAGGTAGAGCCCGCGCGTGCAGAAGCGCTTGAGGTCGCGTTCGTTGTGCGAGACGAAGAACAGCGTGCGACCGCCCGCGAGCAGTTCGTCGATGCGCTGGTAGCACTTGTCGCGGAACGCCTTGTCACCCACGGCGAGCACCTCGTCGACGAGCAGAATCGGCTCTTCGAGGCGCGAGATGACCGAGAACGCGAGTCGCACCTTCATGCCGCTCGAGAGGTGCTTGTAGGGCGTGCCGACGAAGTCGCGCAGCTCGGCGAAATCGATGATCTCGTCGTAGCGCGCGTCGATCTCGGCCTTCGTCATGCCGTGGAGCCCGGCCGTGAGGTACAGGTTCTCGCGCACCGTGAGATCGTCGACGAATCCGCCCGTGATCTCGATGAGCGGGGCGACCCCGCCGTGCACCTCGACCGTGCCTTCGTCGGGCAGCATGACCCCCGCGACGAGCTTGAGCAGGGTCGACTTCCCCTGGCCGTTGCGGCCGACGACGCCGATCGCCTCGCCCGCGCGCACCTCGACATCGACGCCGCGCAGCGCCCAGAACTCGTCGGGGCGCGAGCGGCGCTTCGAGCCCGCGAAGAGGTCTTTGAACGAGCGGCGGCCGCGTCGATTGCGGCGGAACCGGATGCCGGCGCCCGCGACCCGGATGACCGTCTCGGCCTCCATCAGACCTCCTTCAGCACGGCGGGCACCATGCGCCGGAACACGAGCATGCCGACGCCGAGGATGACGAGGCTCATGGCGGCCGCGATGAGCACGGCTCGAGCATCCAATTGATCGGGGAAGAAGCTCGCCCGGTACAGCGAGATGATGCCGGCGAGCGGGTTGAACGACGCCCACAGGTCGAGCCCGTCGGGCAGGTCGCCGAGCCCGTAGATGATGGGCGATGCATAGAACAGGAAGCGCAGGATGAGCTTCACGGCGCGCTCGAGGTCGCGGAAGAAGACGACCAACGGCGCGATGATGAGCCCGAGACCCACTGTCAGCACGGCCTGCAGGGCGATCGCGAGGGGCAGCCAGAGCACGCCCGCGGTGAGTGGTGCCCCGAAGATGATGGCGAACACCGCGATGACGGGCAGCGCCGCGATGAACTCGATGCCCTTCGAGAGCACGATGCGGTTCACCCAGACGGTGCGGGGGATGCGCGTGGAGCGCACGAGCTTCGCGTCTTTGATGAACGCCCGCGTCGCGTCGCCGACGGCGCCGTTGAACCACATCCACGGCAGCAGGCCCGCGAGCAGGAACACGATGTACGGCTCGTTGCCGATCGCGCGGTCGACGATCTGCGTGAAGACGAACCAGTAGATGACCGCCATGACGAGCGGGTCGAGCACCGACCAGAGGTAGCCGAGCACCGACGTCGAGTAGCGGACCTTGAGGTCGCGGCTCGTCAGCAGCCAGAGCGACTGGCGGTACACCTGCGCGGGGGTGCGCGCGGGGCGCGGCGGCAGGGCGGAGGTCACGAACGACAACGCTAGCGCCACGCGCGCCGCTCTGCCCGCGAATCAGGGCTCACGGCGTGCGCGAGCCGACGGCTCAGACGTGCAGGTTGGCGCGCTCGAGGTCTTCGGCGAAGTCGATCTCGACGGCGTAGAGGTCGCTGATGTCGACGGGCTCGACGGTGATGCCGTCGTGCTCGATCGCGAGCTCGATGCCGCGCTCGAAGTAGTCCTGGTCGGCGCAGCGTGCGAGGTGGTGCATGAGCACGGCCTTGTCGCGGCTCGAGATGTAGTTGATGCCGACGGCCTCGCCGAGCCCCTCGGCGACGGTCTTCGACAGCTTCTGGATGAAGCCCTCGGCGTCGACGGTGTACTTGACCTCTTCGTCGCTGACCGTCGAGGTGTTGACGCTCACGAACGAGCGGTCGGCGTGCACGAGGCTCGCGACCCGCACGAGAACCTGCGGGTCGAAGACGACGTCGCCGTTCATCCAGAGCACACCGTGCTTGCCGGTGGCTTTGAGGGCGCGCAGCAGGCTCTTCGAGGTGTTGGTCTGGTCGTACTGCTCGTTATAGACGTACTCGACCTCGGGGAACGCGTCGATGATGTGCTCGAGCTTGTAGCCCACGACGGTCGTGATGGTCACGTCGGTGCCGAACGCGGCGGCGATGTTGTCGTGCTGCTGGCGCATGATGGTGCGCCCGTCGCTGAGTTCGGTCAGCGGCTTCGGCAGCTCGCGGCCGAGACGGCTGCCCATGCCTGCGGCGAGAATGACGACCTGAGTGGTCATGTGATGGCTCCTGATGTGTCGGATGAAGGTCAGAGGGACACATCGTTGTGCTCTCCCAGGGTACCCGGGAGGTTTCCGCGCCGTCATCCGCTGTTCACCCATTGTTTCCGAACTGTGACCCGGGCGCCAGGCCTTCCGCGCGCGGGTCGAGGGGTGCTCACGAGGGTTGGTAGCGTGGACGTCGTGGAATCCTCGTCAGCGTCTCCGAAGCGAACGGGGAAGCCCGTCCGGCCAGCGCGGCCGTCGAAGCCGGGGGCCCGGTCCACGGCCAAGCCCGCCGTGCCGCGGCCGAAGCCGCTCGCGCCCGTGGTGCTCGAGGTCTCGGGGTTGCGCAAGCGGTTCGGTACCTCCACCGCCGTCGATGACGTGAGCTTGACCGTGCGTCGTGGCTCGATCTTCGGCTTCGTCGGGCCGAACGGCGCGGGCAAGACCACGACGCTCTCGATGGTGACGGGGCTGCTGCGACCGGATGCGGGCACCGTGGTCGTCGGTGGCACCGACGTCTGGGCGGCACCCACGACCGCGAAACGCAAGATCGGCGTTCTGCCCGACCGCATGCGGCTGTTCGACCGGCTCACGGGAGCCCAGATGCTCTACTACGCCGCCGTGCTGCACGGGCTCGACCGTTCCGCCGCACGGTCGCGCAGTGACGACCTGGCGCTCGCGCTCGGCCTCGACGGCTCGCTCGACCGCCCGGTACGCGACTACTCCGTGGGCATGGTGAAGAAGATCTCCCTCGCCGCCGCGCTCATCCACTCACCCTCGGTGCTCGTGCTCGACGAGCCCTTCGAGTCGGTCGACCCGGTCTCGACCGCGCAGGCCGTCGACCTCCTGCAGCGCTTCGCCGCCGCGGGCGGCACGGTCGTGCTCTCGAGCCACAACATGGATCTGGTCGAGCGCGTGTGCGACAGCGTCGCCGTCATCGTCGAAGGGCGCATCCTCGCCGCGGGCACCCTCGACGAGGTGCGCGCGGGCGAGAGCCTGGAGGAGCGCTTCGTCGAGCTCGCGGGCGGACGCGTCGCGGTGGAGGGCCTGGAGTGGTTGACCACGTTCTCCGACTGAAGCTCGCTCTGCTCGGGTCGGCGTTCCGTCCCGGAGCGACGCTCGCGCGCACGCTCGCAGTCGTGGTGCTCGGGCTCGCGATCGGTGCGGCGGTCATCCTGCTCGCCCTCGAGGTCGACGTGCGCCTCGCGAGCCACCGCGCGGGCCTCGTGATCGTCGCGAGCGCGCTCTCGGTCGCGATCGCCGTTGCCCCGCTCAGCGCGGGCCTCGGATCGGCCCTCGAGCCCCGCCGGTTCGCCTCGTACCCGATCGAGCCCCGCCGGCTCGCGGTCACCCTCGCGGCGGCGGCGGCCGTCGGCCTGCCGGGCGTGCTCGCGGCCGTCCTCGGAGTGGGTCTCGAACTCGCCTGGGCGGGCACCGGCACGGCCGGTGCGGCAATCGTCGCGGGCGTGCTCGCGGCTGCCGCGATCATCCTCATGACGCAGTACCTCGTCGCGATCGGCGCCCAGCTCGCGGTGTCGCCCGCGGCGCGGCGCCTCGTCACGGCCATCGCGCGCACCGTGATCGTCATCGCGATCGCCGCGGCGGCCACGACCGTGCTCGTCGTGCGCGGCGGCGGCGATGACGACGCGCTCATCGCGGTCGCGCGAACGCTCGGCAACACCCCGGTCGGCATGCTCTGGGCGGCGCCCGCGAGCGACACGGGCCCCCTGCTCGCCCGCCTGCTGGGCGGCGCCATCATGCTCGCGGTGCTCGCCCTCGGCTGGGGCTGGGTCGTCGCGCGACTGCTCGAGGCGCCGCAGCGCACGCGCGAATCGGCCTCGCTCTCGGGTCTCGGCTGGTTCGACCTCGTTCCCGCGACGCCGGCGGGAGTCATCGCGGCGCGCAGCCTGCTCTACTGGACGCGCGACTCGCGGTACCGTGCGGTGATCCTCGCTCTGCCCGTCGCACCCGTGGTCATGATGCTGGCCTTCGCCGTGGCCGGGGCGCCGCTGCCGCCGCTGTGGCTCGTGCCCCTACCCGTGCTCGCGCTCTTCCTTGGCTGGTTCAGCCACAACGACGTCGCCTACGACCACACCGCCGTCTGGATGCACGTGGCCGCCCCCGTGCCCGGGGCCGCCGACCGCTGGGGCCGCTGCGTCCCTCCGCTCGTGCTCGGCGTGCCGATCGTGCTCGTCCTCTCGCCGCTCTTCGCACTGTGGTCGGGGGTCGACGGCGTGCTGCCCGCGCTCCTCGGCATCAGCATCGGCCTGCTGCTCACCGGGCTCGGGGTTTCGAGCGTCAGCTCGGTCATCGGCGCGTACCCCGCCGCGCGTCCGGGGGCCGGGCCCTTCGACCAGCCGCCGACGCTGGGCGCGCGCGCCGGGTGGTCGCAGTCGCTCGCGCTGCTCGCGATCCTCGCGTTCATGGCCCCGTCCGTGCTCGTGGCCGGCTGGGGCTTCGCTGATCCCTCCTGGTTCGCCGTCGCCGGCCTCGCCGGTGCGGCGACGGGGCTCGGGATGCTGCTGCTGGGCATCGTCGTCGGCGGGCGGGCGTTCCGGCGCCGGGCGCCCGAGCTGCTCGATCTCGTGATGCGCACCTAGCAGCGCCGCGCGGCGCGGCGGGCGGATCGCCCGGCGCGAGCATCCGGCCCCGTCGTAGACTGAGGGCATGGCGACACTGGACGAACCGGGCGGAGCAGGCCAGGGCGGCGGCACCGATGTGCTCGACCGCGAGCTCGAGAAGCTGCTGAACGAGGAGCAGCTGGAGGACGGCGACCACGAGCGCTTCTCGCACTACGTGCCCAAGAACAAGATCATCGAGTCGGCGCTGACCGGCAAGCCCGTGCGGGCTCTGTGCGGCAAGAAGTGGACGCCGGGGCGCGACCCCGAGAAGTTCCCCATCTGCCCCGACTGCCAGAAGATCTACGAGAAGATGCGCGACGAGTAGGTGGCCGACCGCACCTGGAGCCTCGGCGGCGCCCTCAAGGGCCTCTTCACGAACCCGACGATCGACGACGACACGTGGGACGACCTCGAGTCCGCGTTGATCGGCGCCGACTTCGGGCCCGACCTGGCCGACGAGATCCTCGACGAGCTGCGCGCGAACGTCGCGAAGTACAAGACCACCGATCCGCGCGATCTCAAGCGCATGCTGCGCGAGGCCCTTGAAGAGCGTCTCGCCGCGCACGACCCGACGCTGACGCTCAGCAACCGCCCTGCGGTCGTTCTCGTGGTCGGGGTCAACGGTGTGGGCAAGACCACGACGATCGGCAAGTTCGCGAAATTCCTGACCGGATACGGGCGCACGGTCGTCGTCGGCGCGGCCGACACGTTCCGGGCGGCGGCGGTCGACCAGCTCGCGACCTGGGCCGAGCGCGCGGGAGCGCAGGTCGTGCGGCCGCAGCACGCGGGGCAGGACCCGGCGAGCGTCGCCTATCAGACGGTGCAGTTCGCGATCGACAACGGTGTCGAGATCGCGATCATCGACACGGCTGGCCGGCTGCAGACCAAGGCGGGCCTCATGGATGAACTGGGCAAGGTCACCCGCGTCATCGAGAAGCTCGCGCCGATCGCCGAGGTGCTGCTCGTGCTCGACGGTACGACCGGACAGAACGGCCTCGCGCAGGCCGAGGCGTTCATCGAGAGCGCGGGGGTGACGGGGCTCGTCGTCACGAAGCTCGACGGCTCGGCCAAGGGCGGCTTCGTGCTGCGTGTGCAGCAGCAGACGGGCATCCCGATCAAGCTCATCGGTCAGGGGGAGGGCATCGGCGACCTGACGGGCTTCACGCCCCACGTCTTCGCCGCGAGCCTGGTGCCTTAGCGCTCGAGCGCGGCGTGCTCGGCCGAGAGCATGAGGTACGTCTCGGCGTTGCGCCGGATGCCCGCCACCTCGTCGTCGGTCAGCTCGCGCCGCACCTTCGCGGGCACGCCTGCCACAAGCGACCGCGGCGGCACGAACGTGCCCTCGAGCACGACGGCGCCGGCGGCGACGAGCGACTCGCGCCCGATGACCGCGCCGTTGAGCACCGTGGCACTCATGCCGATGAGGCAGTCGTCCTCGATCGTGCAGCCGTGCAGCATCGCGTTGTGGCCGACGCTCACGCCGCGGCCGACGATCGTCGGCTTGCCGGGGTCGCCGTGCACGGTCACGTTGTCCTGCAGGTTCGAGCCCTCGCCGAGTTCGATGGCGTCGCGATCGGCGCGCAGCACGGCACCGTAGAACACCGAGGCGCGCGGGTGGATGCGCACCTGGCCGATGAGCGTCGCGGTCGGGGCGACCCACGCCGTGGCATCCACCTGGGGGTCGTGACCGAAGATCGCGCGTCGCATGGTGCCTCCTGAGGGTCGGTGCCCACAGTCAACCAGAGCCCGCCGCCTAGAATGGGGCCACTATGGCGACTTTCGGCACTCTCTCCGACCGGCTCACCGCGACCTTCACGGCGCTGCGCACGAAGGGCAAGCTCAGCCCCGCCGATGTCGACGGCACGGTGCGCGAGATCCGCCGCGCGCTGCTCGACGCCGACGTGGCCCTGCCGGTCGTCAAGGACTTCACTGCGGCGGTGCGCGAGCGGGCGCTCGGCGACGAGGTCAACAAGGCGCTCAACCCGGCGCAGCAGGTCGTGCAGATCGTCAACGACGAGCTCATCGCCATTCTGGGCGGTCAGCAGCGTCGACTCGAGTTCGCGAAGAACCCGCCGACGGTCATCATGCTCGCGGGCCTCCAGGGTGCCGGCAAGACGACGCTCGCCGGCAAGCTCGCGAAGTGGCTGAAGGCGGATGGCCACACGCCGTTGCTCGTCGCGGCCGACCTGCAGCGACCCAACGCCGTGCAGCAGCTGCAGGTGGTGGCCGAGCAGGCCGGGGTCGCGGTGTTCGCGCCCGAGCCCGGCAACGGTGTCGGCAACCCCGTCAGGGTCGCGACCGACGCGCTGAAGCACGCGAAGACCTCGCTGCACGACGTCGTCATCGTCGACACGGCGGGCCGACTCGGCGTCGATGCCGAGCTCATGAAGCAGGCCGCCGACATCCGCAAGGCTGTCGACCCCGACGAGGTGCTCTTCGTCATCGACGCGATGATCGGTCAAGACGCGGTCACGACCGCGAAGGCCTTCCAAGACGGCGTCGACTTCACGGGCGTCGTGCTGTCGAAGCTGGATGGCGACGCGCGCGGCGGTGCCGCGCTCAGCGTCGCGAGCATCACGGGCCGACCGATCATGTTCGCCTCGACGGGCGAGGGCCTCGACGACTTCGAGCCCTTCTACCCCGACCGCATGGCGAGCCGCATTCTCGACCTCGGCGACATCCTGACCCTCATCGAGCAGGCCCAGAAGGCCTTCGATGAAGAAGACGCGCGCAAGACGGCCGAGAAGTTCGCGACCGACAGCTTCACGCTCGAAGACTTCCTCGCTCAGATGCAGCAGCTCAAGAACATGGGCTCGATCAAGGGCATGCTGGGCATGCTGCCGGGCGCGCGCGGCATGCGCGAGCAGCTCGACAACTTCGACGAGCGCGAGCTCGTGCGCACCGAGGCGATCATCCAGTCGATGACGCCCGCCGAGCGACGCGTGCCCAAGCTGCTCAACGGCTCACGTCGCCTGCGCATCGCCCGCGGGTCGGGCACGACCGTCACCGAGGTCAACTCGCTCGTCACACGCTTCGAGCAGGCGGCGAAGATGATGAAGACCGTCGCGAAGGGCGGCATGCCGCAGATTCCCGGCATGGGCCCGATGCCCGGCATGGGCGGCGGCGGGGGAGCGGCGACGGCCCGCAAGGCCGCGGCGAAGAAGAAGGGCAAGGGCGCGTCGAAGTCGGGCAACCCGGCGAAGCGCGCGGCCGAGGAAGCCGCTCGCGCGCAAGGGCTCAAGCCCGGTACGGCGGCGGGCGCATCCGGAGCCGGATTCGGACTCGGCGGGGGCGCACCCGCTGGCGCGCAGCCGAGCGCGGAGGATCTCGCGACCATCCAGAAGCTGCTCGGCCGCTGAGGGTCGAGCGGCCCGGGCGCGCGACGTAGGGTGATGCCATGAGCTCGCCCGACGCCGTGCCCGCACCCGCTCTGACCGCTGTCGACACCGCCGCCGCCGTGCGCGCCGGCACCACGACCGCCGTCGCCGAGACTCGCGCCGCGCTCGCCCGCATCGCCGCGCTCGACCCCGCCCTCGGGGCCTTCCAGGTGGTGCGCGCTGAGCAGGCGCTGGCCGAGGCCGCCGACGTGGATGCGCGGGTCGCCGCGGGCGAGGCGCTGCCGCTCGCGGGCGTGCCGATCGCCATCAAGGACAACATCCCCGTCGCCGGCGAGCCGATGCGCGAGGGCAGCGCGGCCACGAGCGCGGAGCCCCGACCCGCCGACCACGAGGTCGTCGTCCGCCTGCGGGCCGCGGGAGCCATCGTCGTCGGCATCACGCGCGTGCCCGAGCTCTGCGTGTTCGGCACGACCGACTCGGTCTACGGAACCACCCGCAACCCGCACAACCCCGAGCGCACCTCGGGCGGCTCGTCGGGCGGATCGGCCGCCGCGGTGGCGAGCGGCATGGTCGCCGTCGCGCACGCCGCCGACGGCATGGGATCCATCCGCATCCCCGCCGCCAACTGCGGGCTCGTCGGCCTCAAGCCCGGCTCGGGCCT
The sequence above is a segment of the Microcella humidisoli genome. Coding sequences within it:
- a CDS encoding CDP-glycerol glycerophosphotransferase family protein, whose amino-acid sequence is MKIVGQFKTARRIVRDLLRSRRNRNALAVRLETETPPAAGTIEIAVYFADTRVNLYQIRQWYAPLAELAREHPVAIISRSPGTMMTLLDEAPVPAVYLRKVTDLERFVAEQPLRIVFYVNQNTKNFQMFRYGRMWHVFINHGESDKMYMTTNQYKAYDYAFIAGDAARERLARKLWDYDLDRKTLQIGRPQADHFAGETPYTPDDRTVVLYAPTWEGDRPAAAYGSIASHGEALVDALLATGRHRIVYRPHPRSGVVSREYRDANRRIIAALERANAADPSAQHVHDTGSALGWQLAAADVAITDISAMVYDRLATGRPLIIARPASPEAEIDDTGYLSACEWLRAEEAPDVVPLVDRVLTSTEAHKTLTHWVTRYFGDTTPGAATARFHAAVDALYAEWERVAAIHALDPITSESNPFDDEDDEDEAPSGD
- a CDS encoding ABC transporter ATP-binding protein, whose translation is MEAETVIRVAGAGIRFRRNRRGRRSFKDLFAGSKRRSRPDEFWALRGVDVEVRAGEAIGVVGRNGQGKSTLLKLVAGVMLPDEGTVEVHGGVAPLIEITGGFVDDLTVRENLYLTAGLHGMTKAEIDARYDEIIDFAELRDFVGTPYKHLSSGMKVRLAFSVISRLEEPILLVDEVLAVGDKAFRDKCYQRIDELLAGGRTLFFVSHNERDLKRFCTRGLYLDKGSLVLDASIGKVLAAYNRDYGSTAV
- a CDS encoding ABC transporter permease, whose amino-acid sequence is MTSALPPRPARTPAQVYRQSLWLLTSRDLKVRYSTSVLGYLWSVLDPLVMAVIYWFVFTQIVDRAIGNEPYIVFLLAGLLPWMWFNGAVGDATRAFIKDAKLVRSTRIPRTVWVNRIVLSKGIEFIAALPVIAVFAIIFGAPLTAGVLWLPLAIALQAVLTVGLGLIIAPLVVFFRDLERAVKLILRFLFYASPIIYGLGDLPDGLDLWASFNPLAGIISLYRASFFPDQLDARAVLIAAAMSLVILGVGMLVFRRMVPAVLKEV
- a CDS encoding phosphocholine cytidylyltransferase family protein — translated: MTTQVVILAAGMGSRLGRELPKPLTELSDGRTIMRQQHDNIAAAFGTDVTITTVVGYKLEHIIDAFPEVEYVYNEQYDQTNTSKSLLRALKATGKHGVLWMNGDVVFDPQVLVRVASLVHADRSFVSVNTSTVSDEEVKYTVDAEGFIQKLSKTVAEGLGEAVGINYISSRDKAVLMHHLARCADQDYFERGIELAIEHDGITVEPVDISDLYAVEIDFAEDLERANLHV
- a CDS encoding ABC transporter ATP-binding protein encodes the protein MPRPKPLAPVVLEVSGLRKRFGTSTAVDDVSLTVRRGSIFGFVGPNGAGKTTTLSMVTGLLRPDAGTVVVGGTDVWAAPTTAKRKIGVLPDRMRLFDRLTGAQMLYYAAVLHGLDRSAARSRSDDLALALGLDGSLDRPVRDYSVGMVKKISLAAALIHSPSVLVLDEPFESVDPVSTAQAVDLLQRFAAAGGTVVLSSHNMDLVERVCDSVAVIVEGRILAAGTLDEVRAGESLEERFVELAGGRVAVEGLEWLTTFSD
- a CDS encoding ABC transporter permease; the protein is MVDHVLRLKLALLGSAFRPGATLARTLAVVVLGLAIGAAVILLALEVDVRLASHRAGLVIVASALSVAIAVAPLSAGLGSALEPRRFASYPIEPRRLAVTLAAAAAVGLPGVLAAVLGVGLELAWAGTGTAGAAIVAGVLAAAAIILMTQYLVAIGAQLAVSPAARRLVTAIARTVIVIAIAAAATTVLVVRGGGDDDALIAVARTLGNTPVGMLWAAPASDTGPLLARLLGGAIMLAVLALGWGWVVARLLEAPQRTRESASLSGLGWFDLVPATPAGVIAARSLLYWTRDSRYRAVILALPVAPVVMMLAFAVAGAPLPPLWLVPLPVLALFLGWFSHNDVAYDHTAVWMHVAAPVPGAADRWGRCVPPLVLGVPIVLVLSPLFALWSGVDGVLPALLGISIGLLLTGLGVSSVSSVIGAYPAARPGAGPFDQPPTLGARAGWSQSLALLAILAFMAPSVLVAGWGFADPSWFAVAGLAGAATGLGMLLLGIVVGGRAFRRRAPELLDLVMRT
- a CDS encoding DUF3039 domain-containing protein; amino-acid sequence: MATLDEPGGAGQGGGTDVLDRELEKLLNEEQLEDGDHERFSHYVPKNKIIESALTGKPVRALCGKKWTPGRDPEKFPICPDCQKIYEKMRDE
- the ftsY gene encoding signal recognition particle-docking protein FtsY; translated protein: MADRTWSLGGALKGLFTNPTIDDDTWDDLESALIGADFGPDLADEILDELRANVAKYKTTDPRDLKRMLREALEERLAAHDPTLTLSNRPAVVLVVGVNGVGKTTTIGKFAKFLTGYGRTVVVGAADTFRAAAVDQLATWAERAGAQVVRPQHAGQDPASVAYQTVQFAIDNGVEIAIIDTAGRLQTKAGLMDELGKVTRVIEKLAPIAEVLLVLDGTTGQNGLAQAEAFIESAGVTGLVVTKLDGSAKGGFVLRVQQQTGIPIKLIGQGEGIGDLTGFTPHVFAASLVP
- a CDS encoding gamma carbonic anhydrase family protein — its product is MRRAIFGHDPQVDATAWVAPTATLIGQVRIHPRASVFYGAVLRADRDAIELGEGSNLQDNVTVHGDPGKPTIVGRGVSVGHNAMLHGCTIEDDCLIGMSATVLNGAVIGRESLVAAGAVVLEGTFVPPRSLVAGVPAKVRRELTDDEVAGIRRNAETYLMLSAEHAALER